GAATCTGCTTTAATGCGTAAATATGGTGCTTTTACAGCTATGGCAATTGCAGAGTTTTTTAGAGATAAAGGACATGATGTTCTTTTGATGATGGATTCTGTAACTAGATTTGCAATGGCTCAAAGAGAGATTGGTTTAAGTACTGGAGAACCACCAGTTAGCCGTGGATATCCACCCTCTGTATTTGCTCTTTTACCTCAATTAATGGAGCGTGCAGGGAATAATGCTAAAGGTTCTATAACAGCATTTTTTACAGTTCTTGTAGATGGTGATGACATGAATGATCCAATATCTGATCAAAGTAGATCTATTTTAGATGGACATATAGTATTAACAAGAGATTTGACCGAACAAGGTTTTTATCCTCCTATTAATATATTAAAATCTGCTTCTAGGGTTATGGATAAGGTTGTTAATGATGAACATTATAATTATTTTTTAAAGCTAAAAAGGGTATTATCATTAATAAAAGAGAATGAAGTTCTTGTAAGAGTTGGTGCTTATAAGCCTGGAATGGATCAAGAGCTTGATGATGCATTAGCTAGAAAAGATAAAATTAGAGAGTTCTTGACACAAACCATGAAAGAACAGTATAATTATAATGAAATACTAGCAAAGTTTAAGGAGGTATTCCAATGATTAGGTCAACTGAACAAACTTTATATAGATTAGATAACTTAAATGCTGAACAGCAAAGAATTAGTTATCAAATGAGTACTGGTAAAAAACTAGAACAAGGTAGTGATGATTCGAATTTGTATACTCGAGAAATTTATATAGATGATAAAATTAGAGTATATGAAGGCTTAAAAACACAAATTGAAAAAACAACTGCTCAGAATAATGTAGCTGATTCTACTTTAGGTGAAGTAAAAAATTTACTGACATATGTAAAAGCTGAAGTTATAAAAGCATTAAATGATACAACTGACCCTGAAGCAAGGGCTGCAATTGCCATAAATCTGGCAGGAATTAAAGAAAACTTATACGATTTTGCAAATGAGCAAGTTGAAGGTGAGTATTTATATGCAGGTTCAGATACTCAAGTTAGACCATTTAGTAAAGATGCAGATGGAAGAGTAATTTATAATGGTGATGCTTTTTTAAGAAAAGTAGCAGTTGAAGATGGTTCTTATAGAGAAAGAGGAATTACAGGATTTGAAACTTTTATGTATACTTCTAGTAGTGCATTAAAAAACTCTACATTGGAATTTGATGCAAGTGAAAGAATTATTGACCAAGATGGTTATGAATGGAAAATTGAAGCTGCTACAACTTCTACTGCTGGAGCAACATTAAATTTTGCTTCTACAGAATCTTTGATTGATCAAAATGGAAAAGTCTGGACTTTAAATGATGCTAATACAGAACTCGAAGATGGAAAAGGGAATAGTTTATCTGTAGTAGCTGGTGCTACAGCAGGTACATATGATGTTGTTGTTCCAGCAGATGAGCCTGCACCAGCAGAAACATCAAGTTTGGGTGTGATTAATCAACTTGTAAAATATGATGAAGATGGGAATGCAACTTCTGAGATAAGACCTGTTACAAGTGGTGTGGATAAAGCTTTTCAAATTACAACGCCAAATGTAGATGGAACAAAAT
This genomic interval from Arcobacter sp. LA11 contains the following:
- the flgL gene encoding flagellar hook-associated protein FlgL, encoding MIRSTEQTLYRLDNLNAEQQRISYQMSTGKKLEQGSDDSNLYTREIYIDDKIRVYEGLKTQIEKTTAQNNVADSTLGEVKNLLTYVKAEVIKALNDTTDPEARAAIAINLAGIKENLYDFANEQVEGEYLYAGSDTQVRPFSKDADGRVIYNGDAFLRKVAVEDGSYRERGITGFETFMYTSSSALKNSTLEFDASERIIDQDGYEWKIEAATTSTAGATLNFASTESLIDQNGKVWTLNDANTELEDGKGNSLSVVAGATAGTYDVVVPADEPAPAETSSLGVINQLVKYDEDGNATSEIRPVTSGVDKAFQITTPNVDGTKFEAKANTFDVMDKIINALNEKDSLGNTVSTDVARASLQEGLGEITEAFEAANVGHAKLGGRNRVFEVSLDRVSTKLTQFNILSQEIGAVDLSKVAVEAKALELTYTALYSTINKMNELSLINFIR